One segment of Neobacillus endophyticus DNA contains the following:
- a CDS encoding DNA-3-methyladenine glycosylase family protein, with protein MWQETIHFDGTYNFDSVLARHATDPLKQLVLESRSIRVPVIIGTSSHAVEVTAIGTVDKPEFIIKGKNEVDKQAIIQRTAEIFQWNVSLRKIQNHFQQTDLKEIFQQFAGTPLILDFDLFGCLVKCIIHQQINMTFAYTLTDRFVKTYGYEMDGVWFYPQPETVAKMTVEQLRDLQFSSRKAEYVIDIAKEIVENGLDLGALKNKADEEIFQRLTKIRGVGKWTVENFLLFGLGRPNLFPVADIGIQNGVKKLYNLVSKPTNEEMERYKQAWEPYLSYASMYLWRSLE; from the coding sequence GTGTGGCAAGAAACAATTCACTTTGATGGAACATATAATTTTGACAGTGTTTTAGCAAGACATGCCACGGATCCATTGAAACAATTAGTTTTGGAAAGCCGTTCGATCCGCGTGCCAGTTATAATAGGAACAAGTTCGCATGCTGTTGAAGTAACAGCAATAGGAACGGTGGACAAACCGGAATTTATTATAAAAGGAAAAAATGAAGTGGATAAGCAAGCGATCATCCAAAGAACTGCTGAGATTTTTCAATGGAATGTATCTCTTAGAAAAATTCAGAACCACTTTCAACAGACAGACTTAAAAGAAATATTTCAGCAATTTGCCGGAACACCGCTCATTCTTGATTTCGATCTGTTTGGCTGTTTGGTGAAATGTATTATACACCAGCAAATTAATATGACTTTTGCCTATACGCTCACAGATCGGTTTGTTAAAACATATGGATACGAGATGGATGGGGTGTGGTTTTACCCGCAGCCAGAAACAGTTGCGAAAATGACAGTTGAACAGTTACGCGATCTGCAATTTAGCAGCAGAAAAGCGGAATATGTGATAGATATTGCCAAGGAAATTGTCGAAAACGGTTTAGACCTCGGTGCGTTGAAAAACAAAGCAGATGAAGAAATTTTTCAAAGACTGACCAAAATTCGCGGTGTCGGCAAATGGACAGTGGAAAATTTCCTACTGTTCGGGTTGGGTCGGCCCAACCTGTTTCCTGTGGCAGACATTGGCATTCAAAACGGCGTGAAAAAGCTGTATAACCTTGTAAGCAAGCCGACAAATGAAGAAATGGAACGTTATAAACAAGCCTGGGAGCCTTATTTAAGCTATGCTTCCATGTATTTATGGAGAAGTTTGGAGTGA
- a CDS encoding DUF4368 domain-containing protein has protein sequence MVPKLNRSRKSHTWFLLLLLKSYPRNIRRAKRAETYYLIPKADLSQKLLTKNNNKQLDKLKREITRIKKFETLTPQLLHRLIDRIEIKADGTARIFFRFSLPSAII, from the coding sequence GTGGTACCAAAATTGAATAGAAGCAGGAAATCCCATACTTGGTTCCTGCTTCTTCTTTTAAAATCATATCCGAGAAACATTCGTCGTGCGAAGAGAGCGGAAACATATTATTTAATACCCAAAGCCGATTTATCTCAAAAGCTTTTAACTAAAAATAACAACAAGCAATTGGATAAATTAAAAAGAGAAATTACAAGAATCAAGAAATTTGAAACTTTAACACCTCAGTTATTGCATCGTTTAATAGACCGAATTGAAATTAAAGCAGACGGCACAGCGAGAATCTTTTTTAGATTCTCCCTACCATCTGCTATTATTTAA
- a CDS encoding ABC transporter substrate-binding protein gives MKKFKIFNIVLLILTLCFLGACSNNESVSKTSKTDGKSNTEKKLKIGLTVPNLSNPYFVAMSKGAKEVASKYNADVTTVSADQDLSKQTAQIEDFITKKVDLILLCPFDSAGIAGAVSEAKAAGIPVVALDGFAEGGIDTVVMSDNVQAGKLAAEYLVKKLNGKGNIAIIDGPPVSAVTDRIKGFNEVIKKYPDIKVVAKQNGEGNREKGLNVMEGILTANKKIDAVFSINDEEAVGVQIAQQQANRQNEFFVVSVDGAPSAIDAMKKGGSIAGTSAQFPNQMVIDGVASALKIIDGKKVDSKILIPTKFITKDNVDSYKGW, from the coding sequence ATGAAAAAATTTAAAATTTTTAACATAGTATTATTAATTTTAACTCTATGCTTTTTAGGTGCATGCAGCAATAATGAAAGCGTTTCTAAAACTAGTAAAACAGATGGCAAGTCTAATACTGAAAAAAAGCTAAAGATTGGTTTAACAGTTCCAAATTTAAGCAATCCATACTTTGTAGCGATGTCTAAAGGGGCTAAAGAGGTTGCTTCTAAGTATAATGCTGATGTAACGACTGTAAGTGCGGATCAAGATCTTTCTAAACAAACTGCACAAATTGAAGACTTTATCACAAAAAAAGTTGATTTAATATTATTATGCCCATTTGATTCTGCTGGTATTGCCGGGGCAGTTAGTGAGGCAAAGGCAGCTGGTATTCCGGTTGTTGCTCTTGATGGATTTGCAGAAGGTGGCATTGACACAGTGGTTATGTCTGATAACGTCCAAGCAGGTAAATTAGCCGCGGAGTACCTTGTAAAGAAACTTAATGGAAAAGGTAATATTGCTATCATTGATGGACCTCCTGTTTCAGCAGTAACAGACCGAATTAAAGGTTTTAACGAAGTAATTAAAAAATACCCAGATATCAAGGTTGTTGCTAAACAAAATGGTGAGGGTAATCGTGAAAAGGGTCTTAACGTAATGGAAGGTATACTAACAGCAAATAAGAAAATCGATGCAGTATTTTCAATAAATGATGAAGAGGCTGTTGGAGTACAAATTGCTCAACAACAAGCTAATAGACAAAATGAATTCTTTGTCGTAAGTGTCGACGGTGCGCCTTCTGCAATTGATGCTATGAAAAAAGGCGGAAGCATTGCTGGTACGTCTGCCCAATTCCCGAATCAAATGGTTATTGATGGAGTTGCCTCAGCATTAAAAATCATTGATGGTAAAAAAGTTGACTCAAAAATCCTTATTCCAACTAAATTTATCACTAAAGATAATGTTGATTCTTATAAAGGCTGGTAA
- the pdaA gene encoding delta-lactam-biosynthetic de-N-acetylase, with protein MKRICCILGLLLLAIPQITYGAISNQTIHWGFKRAVNEQPVEAGAMYDQLLAKYGAFYKGDPSTKSISLTFDSGYENGNMPKILAALKKEKVKATFFVTGHFLESQPDLAKQIVKEGHIIGNHSWFHPDFTTVSDERIREELEKVKVRTKEITGQKTMKYLRPPRGTFSERTLQIAKEEGYTHVFWSLAYVDWNINQQRGWQYAYDNIMKQVHPGCIMLLHSVSKDNADALEKAIHDLKKRGYKFKSLDDIKKA; from the coding sequence ATGAAAAGAATTTGCTGCATTCTTGGTTTACTGCTTTTGGCGATTCCTCAAATTACATACGGAGCCATTTCCAATCAAACCATTCATTGGGGTTTTAAGAGAGCAGTCAACGAGCAGCCAGTAGAAGCGGGAGCGATGTATGATCAATTGCTTGCAAAGTATGGCGCATTTTATAAAGGAGATCCCAGTACCAAAAGCATATCACTTACCTTCGATAGTGGGTATGAAAACGGGAATATGCCAAAAATTCTTGCGGCTTTAAAAAAGGAAAAGGTAAAAGCCACCTTTTTTGTTACGGGTCATTTTTTAGAATCGCAGCCTGACCTGGCAAAACAAATAGTAAAAGAAGGTCATATAATCGGGAATCACTCTTGGTTCCATCCTGATTTTACAACTGTAAGTGATGAAAGAATTCGTGAGGAACTTGAAAAAGTAAAAGTCAGAACAAAGGAAATTACTGGTCAGAAAACGATGAAATATTTGCGCCCGCCTCGTGGAACCTTTAGTGAAAGAACATTGCAAATTGCAAAAGAAGAGGGTTATACTCATGTATTTTGGTCGCTAGCCTACGTTGATTGGAATATTAATCAGCAAAGAGGCTGGCAATATGCATATGACAACATTATGAAGCAAGTTCATCCTGGCTGCATAATGCTTTTACATTCCGTTTCTAAAGATAATGCAGATGCTCTTGAAAAAGCGATACATGATTTAAAAAAGCGCGGATATAAATTTAAAAGCCTCGATGACATAAAGAAAGCTTAA
- a CDS encoding methyltransferase family protein — MSIIKVTIYLWSVFWAYWMLLAISTRKKVKKEYSGQERTQRIVHLIFVIISFVITFFRVNFIDKIIIPSNYAFDSLGGVILLLSLSLAVWARIILGRNWSGAIQKVENQRLIRNGPYKHIRHPIYTGIVCGFCGTFLIFGTLASFIGFLIILFSYIAKIKIEENFLVTEFGDEYREYMKQSWALVPFIF; from the coding sequence TTGAGCATAATTAAAGTTACGATTTATTTATGGTCAGTTTTTTGGGCTTATTGGATGTTATTAGCAATATCTACTCGTAAGAAAGTAAAAAAAGAATATAGCGGTCAAGAACGAACACAAAGAATCGTACATTTGATTTTTGTAATCATCTCTTTTGTTATAACTTTCTTTCGAGTTAATTTTATAGACAAGATCATCATCCCATCTAATTATGCATTTGATAGCTTAGGGGGAGTGATATTACTCTTATCACTTTCTCTTGCTGTTTGGGCGAGGATTATATTAGGCAGAAATTGGAGTGGAGCCATTCAAAAAGTCGAAAACCAACGACTAATTCGGAACGGACCCTACAAACATATAAGACACCCCATTTATACAGGAATTGTTTGTGGTTTTTGCGGTACATTTTTAATATTTGGAACTCTTGCTTCTTTTATAGGATTTCTCATTATTTTATTCTCATATATCGCTAAAATAAAAATCGAAGAGAATTTCTTAGTTACGGAATTTGGAGACGAATATAGAGAATATATGAAACAATCTTGGGCATTAGTTCCTTTTATATTTTAG
- a CDS encoding sugar ABC transporter ATP-binding protein codes for MAVFQVQEHINSRLPENQLPVLRMKAVTKRFSGVKVLDNVNIELYKGEVHALMGENGAGKSTLMKIMAGVYQPDGGTIEYKSQQVHWNNPMEARNKGISVIHQEISLSPNLSIGENILMGTTFKKNRLGLIKWNDIYENAAHVLKSIGSSLDPRADVSTLSVAQQQMVEIARALSLNSEILIMDEPTASLTDKEIEKLFGIIEELRRKGVAIVYISHRMDEIFKISNRFTVLRDGQWVKSGPISDTNPENLVKLMVGRELNELFVRERNESVVRSEHKPVLELKNVSDKKVVKGISLKIYPGEIVGLAGLVGAGRTELIRTIFGLSELSEGQIILNGQQVHIKNPVDAIKLGIAHVPESRKEQGLLPNLSVKENILMAQLPTYRKFKLLQYKQMNRDADHLIKELGIRLASKEQNVMGLSGGNQQKVVIAKWLSIGPKILLLDEPTRGVDIGAKTEIHKIISELAKQGLAVLMISSELPEILGVSDRILVIHEGKLRAELSRDEATQEKIMYYATGEGKQ; via the coding sequence ATGGCAGTATTTCAAGTACAAGAACACATAAATAGCCGTCTACCAGAGAATCAGTTACCCGTCCTTAGGATGAAGGCGGTTACGAAGAGATTTTCCGGTGTCAAGGTGTTGGATAACGTTAATATCGAACTCTATAAAGGGGAAGTTCATGCCTTGATGGGGGAGAATGGCGCAGGAAAATCTACTTTAATGAAGATCATGGCTGGAGTGTATCAGCCTGATGGAGGAACGATTGAGTATAAAAGTCAACAAGTACATTGGAATAATCCAATGGAAGCAAGAAATAAAGGGATCAGTGTTATTCATCAAGAAATAAGTCTTTCACCAAATTTGTCCATTGGTGAGAATATTTTGATGGGGACAACATTTAAGAAAAATAGGCTGGGCTTAATAAAATGGAATGATATTTATGAAAATGCTGCCCATGTTTTAAAATCCATAGGATCTTCCTTGGATCCTCGGGCGGATGTTTCCACCTTAAGTGTGGCCCAACAACAAATGGTAGAAATTGCTCGTGCTTTATCACTTAATTCTGAGATTTTAATTATGGATGAACCGACGGCATCTCTGACAGATAAAGAAATAGAAAAGCTTTTTGGCATCATTGAAGAATTAAGAAGGAAAGGCGTAGCTATAGTTTATATCTCCCATCGAATGGATGAGATTTTTAAAATTTCAAATCGCTTTACAGTGCTTAGAGACGGTCAATGGGTAAAAAGTGGACCAATTTCGGATACAAATCCCGAGAATCTAGTAAAACTTATGGTAGGAAGAGAGTTAAATGAACTATTTGTAAGAGAAAGAAACGAAAGTGTTGTTAGGTCTGAACACAAACCTGTCCTTGAGTTAAAAAATGTCTCTGACAAGAAGGTTGTAAAGGGGATATCGCTGAAAATCTATCCTGGTGAAATTGTTGGCTTAGCAGGCCTTGTCGGTGCGGGTCGGACTGAGTTGATAAGAACAATCTTTGGACTATCCGAACTGTCTGAGGGCCAAATAATTCTGAATGGCCAGCAGGTACATATAAAAAATCCTGTTGACGCAATAAAACTTGGCATTGCTCATGTTCCTGAGAGCAGGAAGGAACAAGGGTTATTACCAAATTTATCTGTAAAAGAAAATATACTGATGGCACAATTGCCAACCTATCGTAAATTTAAACTATTGCAGTATAAGCAAATGAATCGTGATGCGGATCATTTAATTAAAGAACTTGGAATAAGACTGGCATCAAAGGAACAAAATGTTATGGGCCTTAGCGGAGGAAATCAACAAAAGGTTGTTATTGCTAAATGGTTATCTATTGGTCCTAAAATATTGCTGCTTGACGAACCGACCCGTGGTGTAGACATTGGTGCAAAGACCGAGATTCATAAAATCATAAGTGAATTGGCAAAACAAGGGCTTGCTGTATTGATGATATCTTCTGAATTACCAGAAATATTAGGAGTTAGTGATCGGATTTTAGTGATTCATGAGGGAAAACTCAGAGCTGAACTATCTCGTGATGAAGCTACACAAGAAAAAATTATGTACTATGCTACAGGAGAGGGTAAACAATGA
- a CDS encoding ABC transporter permease has translation MFHLIRLESKKTNLGWFVKGAILANIFILGFLCIIPAIEESDGGEMLKDVTGFFTISGACVRGVFIVFAAVLISKMIIDEFKNRTVLIMFSYPINRKKILSAKLILIVWMTFIAMTISHTLVISGFIGLNHIFHLTPAMNLTLSDFLAELIKVIMFGFTSSVAALIPLYFGMRKYSTPATIISSLLIVSVTCQSIGPNFSLANIIYIPLALAIIALGIVVLAIRNINHIDLD, from the coding sequence TTGTTTCATTTAATAAGACTTGAATCAAAAAAGACTAATTTAGGATGGTTCGTCAAAGGTGCTATTCTTGCAAATATTTTCATTCTGGGTTTTTTATGTATAATTCCTGCGATTGAAGAAAGTGATGGCGGGGAAATGTTAAAAGATGTGACAGGATTTTTTACGATAAGTGGTGCATGTGTTAGAGGGGTTTTTATAGTTTTTGCAGCTGTACTTATTTCAAAAATGATTATTGATGAGTTTAAGAATCGTACGGTCCTCATCATGTTTTCCTATCCAATCAATCGTAAAAAAATCCTCAGTGCAAAATTGATTCTTATCGTTTGGATGACTTTCATTGCAATGACCATTTCACATACATTGGTGATTAGTGGTTTTATTGGATTGAATCATATCTTTCATTTGACTCCTGCAATGAATTTAACTTTAAGTGATTTTTTAGCGGAGTTAATAAAAGTAATCATGTTTGGCTTTACGAGCTCAGTTGCAGCACTAATCCCGCTATATTTTGGAATGAGAAAATATTCGACGCCGGCAACGATCATTTCTTCACTTTTAATCGTTAGTGTGACATGCCAATCAATTGGTCCGAATTTCTCATTAGCCAATATTATTTATATACCGCTTGCCTTGGCAATAATTGCTCTGGGTATTGTTGTGTTAGCAATTCGGAATATTAACCACATTGATTTAGATTAA
- the rlmD gene encoding 23S rRNA (uracil(1939)-C(5))-methyltransferase RlmD has translation MKTEQSIKIQPEQTFPLTIKRLGINGEGVGYFKKQVVFVPGALPGEEVVVEATKIHPKFAEAKIKKIRSQSPYRVKPLCPVYEKCGGCQLQHLQYDQQLKEKRDMVIQALERHTKLRIEQLDIRETIGMGNPWSYRNKSSFQVSQKDGKVLAGLYGMNSHHLINIDQCAVQHSQTNEATAKVKQILEELQISIYNEKTRKGIVRTIVTRVGVETGELQVVLITAQKDLPKQQLIIEEIQKRLPNVKSIVQNINGEKTSLIFGEETVKLAGEEFIQETLGDLQFELSARTFFQLNPTQTVKLYNEVKTAAGLTGKEKIVDAYCGVGTIGLWMADQAAEVRGMDIIPESIEDAKKNAKRHGFTNTKYVPGKAEEILPKWVKKGWNPDVIVVDPPRTGLDRNLIQTILQVKPEKLIYVSCNPSTLAKDIQDLSSKYEVRYIQPVDMFPHTAHVECCVLLKLR, from the coding sequence ATGAAAACAGAACAAAGTATTAAGATCCAACCGGAACAGACCTTCCCCCTAACGATTAAACGGCTAGGAATCAATGGGGAAGGGGTCGGTTATTTTAAAAAGCAAGTTGTTTTTGTACCCGGTGCGCTTCCCGGAGAAGAAGTGGTGGTGGAAGCAACAAAAATTCACCCGAAATTTGCCGAGGCAAAAATAAAAAAAATCCGCAGCCAATCACCATACCGTGTCAAGCCGCTCTGTCCGGTATATGAAAAATGCGGAGGATGTCAGCTGCAGCATTTACAATATGATCAGCAGCTTAAAGAAAAACGCGATATGGTCATCCAGGCATTGGAACGTCATACCAAACTGCGGATAGAACAGTTAGATATCCGCGAAACGATTGGGATGGGGAATCCATGGAGTTACCGAAACAAAAGCAGTTTTCAAGTTAGTCAGAAAGACGGCAAAGTGCTGGCTGGACTTTATGGAATGAATTCTCACCATCTCATAAATATTGATCAATGCGCAGTCCAACACTCGCAAACGAACGAAGCAACTGCAAAAGTGAAACAGATTTTAGAGGAACTGCAAATCTCCATTTATAATGAAAAAACAAGAAAAGGCATTGTACGGACGATCGTGACTCGTGTCGGTGTTGAAACAGGAGAGCTGCAGGTTGTCTTGATCACAGCACAAAAAGACCTGCCAAAACAGCAGCTGATTATCGAGGAAATTCAAAAGCGGCTTCCTAATGTTAAATCGATTGTGCAAAACATTAACGGTGAAAAAACATCGCTCATTTTTGGAGAAGAAACCGTGAAGCTCGCCGGCGAGGAATTTATTCAAGAAACATTAGGGGACTTGCAATTTGAGCTTTCAGCCCGGACCTTTTTCCAACTGAATCCAACCCAAACCGTAAAGCTTTATAATGAAGTAAAAACAGCAGCAGGGCTTACCGGCAAGGAAAAAATAGTGGATGCTTATTGCGGTGTTGGCACGATCGGTTTGTGGATGGCGGACCAGGCGGCAGAAGTCCGAGGAATGGACATAATCCCTGAGTCCATTGAGGATGCCAAGAAAAACGCCAAACGTCACGGTTTTACCAATACGAAATATGTCCCAGGAAAAGCAGAAGAGATCCTGCCTAAATGGGTCAAAAAGGGCTGGAATCCAGACGTCATCGTCGTCGATCCACCAAGAACCGGCCTCGACCGTAATCTCATCCAGACAATTTTACAGGTTAAACCGGAAAAACTAATCTATGTCTCATGCAATCCGTCTACTTTGGCTAAAGACATTCAAGATTTAAGTTCGAAATATGAAGTCAGATATATTCAGCCGGTGGATATGTTTCCTCATACCGCACATGTGGAGTGCTGCGTGTTGCTAAAATTACGTTAA
- a CDS encoding DeoR/GlpR family DNA-binding transcription regulator, which produces MYGIERKSAILELLNKNARVDVQELSQHFDLSESTIRRDLKELEEAQLLKRTHGGAVLFKSVTFEPTYIEKEVQFQKEKRAIAKEAAKLIENGESILLDSGTTSYYLAQELRNFSSLQVVTNSILCANELKDVSGIEVLLCGGSLRSETLALVGPLAEFSFNQICVDKSFIATNGVDVENGLTTPNLIEASTKKKMIDCAEKVILITDHSKIGQVSFAKFADIHEINYLITDSAAQKTVLNRIEESGISVRVV; this is translated from the coding sequence GTGTATGGTATAGAAAGAAAGTCGGCCATATTAGAGTTATTAAATAAGAATGCTAGAGTGGATGTACAAGAATTAAGTCAGCACTTCGACTTGTCTGAATCAACAATTCGTAGGGACTTAAAGGAACTAGAGGAAGCCCAATTGTTAAAAAGAACGCATGGTGGGGCTGTATTGTTCAAAAGTGTGACCTTCGAACCGACTTACATTGAGAAAGAAGTGCAGTTTCAAAAAGAGAAAAGGGCTATTGCAAAGGAAGCGGCAAAGCTTATTGAGAACGGTGAAAGTATTTTGCTCGATTCGGGTACGACATCTTATTATCTTGCTCAAGAACTAAGAAACTTTTCGAGCTTACAGGTGGTTACCAATTCAATATTATGTGCCAACGAATTAAAGGATGTATCTGGAATTGAAGTCTTATTATGTGGTGGTTCTCTGCGTTCAGAAACACTAGCGTTGGTAGGTCCTTTGGCTGAATTCAGCTTCAATCAAATTTGTGTAGACAAATCGTTTATTGCTACGAATGGCGTTGATGTAGAAAATGGGTTAACCACCCCAAATTTAATTGAGGCATCAACGAAAAAGAAGATGATTGATTGTGCGGAAAAGGTTATTCTCATTACTGATCATAGCAAAATAGGTCAAGTAAGCTTTGCGAAGTTTGCGGATATTCATGAGATAAATTATTTAATAACCGATAGTGCTGCACAAAAAACCGTACTTAACAGAATTGAGGAATCAGGAATTTCTGTTCGCGTAGTCTGA
- a CDS encoding fumarate hydratase — protein MNIAKFEESMYQLIVETSTKLPKDVRRAVKAAKEKENAGTRAAMSLATITNNIKMADDQVSPICQDTGLPTFKIKTPVGVNQIELKAAIKNAIVQATKDGKLRPNAVDSLTGKNSGDNLGDGLPVVKFEQWEKDYIDVRLILKGGGCENKNIQYSLPCELDGLGRAGRDLDGIRKCIMHSVYQAQGQGCSAGFIGVGIGGDRSSGYDLAKEQLFRSVEDVNPNGDLRKLEEYVMENANKLGIGTMGFGGEATLLGCKIGVMHRIPASFYVSVAYNCWAFRRMGVAVDAESGEIREWAYQDGEFIDFAEETEAERETAAARSEDVITLQAPITEEQIRTLKVGDVVEITGKMYTGRDAIHKYLTDHDAPVDLNGQVIYHCGPVMLKDEDGVWHVKAAGPTTSIREEPYQGDIMKKFGIRAVIGKGGMGPTTLAALKEHGGVYLNAIGGAAQYYADCIKGVEGVDLMEFGIPEAMWHLRVEGFRAVVTMDSHGNSLHADVDKSSLEKLAQFKEPVFK, from the coding sequence GTGAATATTGCAAAATTTGAAGAAAGCATGTACCAGTTGATCGTGGAAACTTCAACAAAGCTTCCAAAAGACGTTCGCCGCGCCGTAAAAGCAGCGAAAGAAAAAGAAAATGCTGGCACAAGAGCAGCCATGAGTCTTGCCACGATCACAAACAATATCAAAATGGCTGACGATCAAGTATCGCCAATCTGCCAGGATACTGGTTTACCTACCTTTAAAATTAAAACACCAGTGGGAGTTAACCAAATCGAATTAAAAGCAGCGATTAAAAATGCCATCGTTCAAGCAACAAAAGATGGAAAATTGCGTCCTAATGCGGTTGATTCATTGACTGGCAAAAACAGCGGCGACAACCTTGGTGACGGTCTGCCTGTTGTGAAGTTTGAACAATGGGAAAAAGACTATATTGATGTTCGCTTAATTTTAAAAGGAGGCGGCTGCGAAAACAAAAATATTCAATACAGCCTGCCATGTGAATTAGATGGACTAGGACGTGCTGGCCGTGATCTAGATGGGATTCGCAAATGTATTATGCACTCTGTCTACCAAGCTCAAGGACAAGGCTGCAGCGCTGGTTTTATAGGAGTAGGAATCGGAGGAGATCGTTCTTCAGGCTACGACTTAGCAAAAGAACAATTATTCCGTTCGGTTGAAGATGTAAACCCAAATGGAGATCTGCGCAAGTTAGAAGAATATGTGATGGAAAATGCCAATAAGCTCGGGATCGGAACCATGGGCTTTGGCGGCGAAGCTACTTTATTAGGCTGTAAAATAGGCGTTATGCACCGTATTCCAGCCAGCTTCTATGTATCTGTAGCTTACAATTGCTGGGCCTTCCGCCGTATGGGAGTTGCAGTAGATGCTGAATCAGGCGAAATCCGCGAATGGGCATACCAAGATGGTGAGTTCATTGATTTTGCGGAGGAAACAGAGGCAGAGCGCGAAACAGCTGCAGCTCGTTCTGAAGATGTCATCACATTGCAAGCACCAATTACAGAAGAACAAATTCGTACGCTGAAGGTTGGAGACGTAGTAGAGATCACTGGCAAGATGTACACTGGCCGTGATGCGATTCATAAGTATTTAACGGATCATGACGCTCCTGTTGATTTAAATGGACAAGTCATTTACCATTGTGGCCCTGTCATGCTGAAGGATGAAGACGGCGTGTGGCATGTAAAAGCTGCCGGCCCGACAACAAGTATCCGTGAGGAGCCTTATCAAGGCGATATTATGAAAAAATTTGGTATCCGCGCCGTGATCGGTAAAGGCGGTATGGGTCCGACAACCTTGGCAGCTTTAAAAGAGCACGGCGGTGTTTATTTGAACGCCATTGGCGGTGCTGCTCAATACTATGCTGATTGTATCAAAGGCGTTGAAGGTGTAGATTTGATGGAGTTTGGAATTCCAGAAGCTATGTGGCACCTTCGTGTCGAAGGTTTCCGAGCCGTTGTTACAATGGACTCCCACGGCAACAGTCTGCATGCTGATGTGGACAAATCTTCTTTGGAGAAATTGGCACAGTTTAAGGAACCAGTTTTTAAATAG